In the genome of Leeuwenhoekiella sp. MAR_2009_132, one region contains:
- a CDS encoding SDR family oxidoreductase encodes MSQVVLITGASSGIGKSTAHYLVTKGYTVYGTSRSPKQPVENGVHFVALDVTNRATIKNAVAYILEKEGRIDVLINNAGKGITGPLEEIPEEELKSIFETNYFGPLALIKEVLPSMRANRSGLILNVTSIAGFMGLPYRSAYSATKGALGLTTEALRMELKEFNIKLCNVAPGDFATNIASGRYHAPLSTESAYAENYGKSLSLMDEHVDQGMNPQLMGEAIYKIINSPDPDVNYKVGAFMQKFSVFLKGILPGKIYERLLLNHYKL; translated from the coding sequence ATGTCTCAAGTTGTCCTGATCACAGGAGCCTCTTCCGGAATTGGAAAATCTACAGCACATTATCTCGTTACTAAAGGATATACAGTTTACGGTACCAGCAGGTCTCCTAAACAGCCAGTAGAAAACGGAGTTCATTTTGTTGCTCTTGATGTTACAAATCGTGCCACAATTAAAAATGCGGTCGCTTATATCCTTGAAAAAGAAGGGCGTATAGATGTTCTCATTAATAATGCAGGCAAGGGTATTACCGGCCCATTAGAAGAAATTCCCGAAGAAGAACTTAAATCTATTTTTGAAACCAATTACTTTGGGCCTCTCGCGCTCATTAAAGAAGTTTTGCCGTCTATGCGTGCAAACAGGTCTGGTCTTATACTAAACGTGACCTCAATTGCCGGTTTTATGGGTTTGCCATACCGAAGCGCATATTCTGCTACAAAAGGTGCATTAGGTTTAACAACTGAAGCCCTGCGTATGGAGCTGAAAGAGTTTAATATAAAACTATGTAACGTAGCTCCGGGCGATTTTGCTACTAATATCGCTTCCGGAAGATATCATGCACCTTTATCTACAGAATCTGCCTATGCAGAGAACTACGGAAAGTCACTTTCATTGATGGATGAACACGTTGATCAAGGAATGAATCCTCAACTAATGGGAGAAGCTATATATAAAATTATAAATAGTCCAGATCCTGATGTAAACTATAAAGTAGGTGCATTTATGCAAAAGTTTTCGGTGTTTTTAAAAGGTATTTTACCCGGTAAAATCTATGAGCGATTGCTTCTCAATCACTATAAACTTTAA
- a CDS encoding glutaminyl-peptide cyclotransferase produces the protein MRIYNLLVIFVLSAIVTSCGNGKDISKSFSIALDKPAQTLINGESLNISLKSKGDIEIDSVTYYLDDFKLGHKKDNSPLQTEVKSSKLGTKELKAEIFVGGKSAIINTTLTFVSSQTPSLYTYEIINTYPHNTESYTQGLEFHNDTLYESVGEYGHSALLKTDLATGAILNRIDLDKSFFAEGLTIINSKIIQLTWQSNQGFIYDLNTFKKEGTFQYSKSKEGWGLCNDGQKIYKSDGTEKIWILDSKTLAEQDYIQVVDSKKLRSKFNELEWVDGKIYANSYQFDSISIINPETGAIEGVVDLRPLKKEIKTIKDTGNEVLNGIAYNQNTNKLYVTGKHWDKLFEIRILKK, from the coding sequence ATGCGCATTTATAACCTTCTCGTTATCTTTGTTTTATCTGCTATCGTTACTTCTTGCGGTAACGGAAAAGATATTAGTAAAAGTTTTTCTATAGCATTAGATAAACCTGCTCAAACCCTAATTAATGGCGAATCACTAAATATCAGCCTCAAATCTAAAGGGGATATAGAGATCGATTCGGTCACTTATTACTTAGATGATTTTAAACTGGGACATAAAAAGGATAACTCACCACTTCAAACTGAAGTTAAAAGTTCTAAACTAGGCACTAAAGAGCTAAAGGCCGAAATTTTTGTAGGAGGTAAATCTGCGATTATCAACACAACGCTGACCTTTGTTTCTAGCCAAACTCCGTCTTTATATACCTATGAGATTATAAATACCTATCCTCATAACACAGAGTCTTACACACAGGGTTTAGAATTTCATAATGATACTCTATATGAGAGTGTGGGTGAGTATGGGCATTCTGCCTTACTAAAAACAGATTTAGCTACAGGTGCAATTCTAAATCGAATAGATCTTGATAAGTCTTTTTTCGCAGAAGGCTTGACTATTATAAACTCTAAAATCATACAACTTACCTGGCAATCTAATCAGGGTTTTATTTACGACCTCAATACCTTTAAAAAGGAAGGTACTTTTCAATATTCAAAAAGTAAAGAAGGCTGGGGTCTTTGTAATGACGGTCAAAAGATCTATAAATCTGACGGTACCGAAAAAATATGGATTCTAGATTCTAAAACGCTTGCCGAACAGGATTATATACAAGTTGTAGATTCTAAAAAGTTACGTTCTAAGTTTAATGAATTAGAATGGGTTGATGGTAAAATTTACGCAAACAGCTATCAATTTGACAGTATCTCGATTATAAACCCAGAGACGGGTGCTATTGAAGGTGTTGTTGATTTACGTCCTCTAAAAAAAGAGATTAAAACCATAAAAGATACCGGTAATGAAGTACTTAATGGAATAGCTTACAATCAAAATACTAATAAACTATACGTTACAGGTAAACATTGGGACAAGCTCTTTGAGATACGCATACTTAAGAAATAA
- a CDS encoding T9SS type B sorting domain-containing protein → MMRKNSITNISASLLLLLFLGILQKVIAMSPPELKATGDQEYCPLSSIPIVTNFSLTNTSGDVVRAVYIQISSGYQRGSDFLELPPNPNLSTNFDIATGKLTLAFNPAVTTSEIEDAVRAVTYRSTFATVSGERIFSITIGQANYLPSTGHYYMFIPSNLITWQDARVAAENSRYYGLQGYLATLTSREEAILCGEQSQGSGWIGGTDEQTEGVWKWVTGPEAANGGLIFWNGKADGNTPNFAFWNTNEPNDANGGEDYAHITAPNIGTPGAWNDLRTTGEQNPDYQAKGYIVEYGGMPGDPKLNIAVDTRIFIPEITATTGDTGCGPGVVNLSATSNGTTLNWYTAASGGTPVFTGDTYTPTITSTQDFYVAAEAAGCLRGKRTSVRAVMLDDVVAANQITFTNCDEDGTPDGFTNFNLEEAIPFITSDLNTTVTFYSNSADADLDSNSIRARPYNNRNGQTVFARTTAASGCYKVTRIDLAVSVTSLPTGYEEQLDTCDTDGIVDGLATFDLTQATNRISTQFPTGRNFVVSYFRTEEDALLEQNEILPQDAYRNEIPGQQVLFTRIEDDTQGSCYAIGLYVRLNVNPIPVFELADLGSICVTDPNFTLQTINAQGIYTYEWRDQNNVVLGTNPDLVITAPGRYTVTAKTASGCHSEVKEITVIASEAATLTRDNIAVTTLNGQTSLSIVNVSALGAGDYEYTLDEALGPYQDSPVFEQVSPGLRTLYIRDKNGCGITSIQIPVLGFAKFFTPNNDGYHDTWTPLGLSETEYNAVTIYIYDRFGKLLKSIYGFDNGWDGTTRGVALPSSDYWYTVTLTDINGVISEFKGHMTLKR, encoded by the coding sequence ATGATGAGAAAGAATAGCATAACCAATATTTCAGCTTCACTCCTACTCCTTCTCTTTTTAGGTATACTTCAAAAGGTAATTGCAATGAGTCCTCCTGAGTTAAAAGCTACTGGAGATCAGGAATATTGCCCGCTATCAAGTATCCCTATAGTAACAAATTTCTCGTTAACAAACACTTCCGGCGATGTAGTGCGTGCAGTGTATATTCAAATTTCATCGGGATATCAACGTGGAAGTGACTTTCTAGAACTTCCTCCAAATCCTAACCTCTCAACTAATTTTGATATTGCTACCGGAAAACTTACTCTTGCTTTTAATCCCGCTGTTACTACATCAGAAATCGAAGATGCAGTTAGGGCGGTAACCTATAGAAGTACCTTTGCCACCGTATCTGGTGAACGCATATTTTCAATTACTATAGGTCAGGCAAATTACCTCCCATCTACTGGCCATTATTATATGTTTATACCCTCAAATTTAATCACGTGGCAAGATGCACGTGTTGCGGCAGAAAATTCTAGATATTATGGCTTACAAGGATACCTCGCAACTTTAACCTCTAGGGAAGAAGCTATTCTTTGTGGAGAACAATCGCAAGGCTCTGGGTGGATAGGTGGCACAGATGAACAAACCGAGGGCGTGTGGAAATGGGTTACCGGTCCCGAAGCCGCAAATGGCGGACTAATATTTTGGAATGGTAAAGCAGATGGTAATACTCCTAATTTTGCTTTCTGGAATACAAATGAACCCAACGACGCTAATGGCGGTGAAGATTATGCGCATATCACAGCTCCTAACATAGGCACTCCCGGTGCCTGGAATGACTTGCGCACTACAGGAGAACAAAATCCTGATTATCAAGCAAAAGGATACATTGTAGAATATGGCGGAATGCCGGGAGATCCTAAACTAAATATTGCCGTTGACACACGTATTTTTATTCCGGAGATCACCGCCACAACAGGAGATACGGGTTGTGGTCCGGGAGTAGTTAATTTGAGTGCAACATCAAATGGCACAACACTTAACTGGTACACCGCTGCCTCAGGAGGCACTCCCGTTTTTACTGGTGATACCTATACTCCAACAATTACGTCGACTCAGGATTTTTATGTTGCAGCAGAAGCTGCGGGTTGCCTAAGGGGTAAACGAACTTCAGTACGCGCGGTTATGCTAGATGATGTAGTAGCCGCAAATCAAATTACATTCACAAATTGTGATGAAGATGGTACTCCTGATGGTTTTACGAACTTTAATCTGGAGGAAGCAATCCCGTTTATAACTTCAGACTTAAATACCACAGTTACATTCTACAGCAATTCGGCTGATGCAGATTTAGATTCAAATTCTATTCGAGCAAGACCTTATAATAATAGAAACGGTCAGACCGTTTTTGCGCGTACCACCGCAGCAAGCGGCTGCTACAAAGTAACTCGTATTGATCTGGCGGTTTCTGTAACAAGCCTACCTACAGGATATGAAGAACAACTAGACACTTGTGATACTGATGGTATTGTAGATGGTTTAGCAACTTTTGACCTTACTCAGGCGACAAACCGAATTAGTACGCAGTTTCCAACAGGAAGAAATTTTGTAGTTAGCTATTTTAGGACCGAAGAAGATGCGCTACTCGAACAAAATGAAATTTTACCTCAAGATGCCTATAGAAACGAAATCCCAGGTCAGCAGGTTTTGTTTACTCGTATAGAAGATGATACGCAAGGATCTTGTTATGCTATTGGTCTTTATGTAAGGCTAAATGTAAATCCCATCCCTGTATTTGAGTTAGCAGATTTAGGAAGCATATGCGTAACCGATCCTAATTTTACACTGCAAACAATAAATGCACAGGGCATTTATACTTATGAATGGCGCGATCAAAATAATGTGGTTTTAGGCACTAATCCTGATTTAGTAATAACCGCACCTGGAAGGTATACAGTAACCGCTAAAACAGCTTCTGGTTGTCATTCTGAAGTTAAAGAAATTACAGTCATAGCTTCTGAAGCAGCAACATTAACCAGAGATAATATCGCAGTTACAACTTTAAACGGGCAGACTAGTTTAAGTATTGTAAACGTATCTGCCCTAGGAGCCGGTGACTATGAGTATACCTTAGATGAAGCTTTAGGACCCTATCAAGATTCTCCTGTTTTTGAGCAGGTTTCTCCGGGTTTAAGAACACTTTATATTCGTGATAAAAACGGATGTGGTATAACTAGTATTCAGATTCCTGTACTGGGATTTGCAAAATTCTTCACCCCTAACAATGACGGCTATCACGATACATGGACTCCGCTAGGCCTTAGCGAAACTGAATATAATGCAGTAACTATATATATCTATGATCGTTTCGGTAAACTTTTAAAATCAATTTATGGTTTTGATAATGGCTGGGATGGTACCACGCGTGGAGTTGCATTGCCTTCAAGCGATTATTGGTACACAGTTACACTTACAGATATTAACGGGGTTATTTCAGAATTTAAAGGTCATATGACACTTAAAAGATAG
- a CDS encoding HAD family hydrolase: MAKTTYTHKIPVKALIFDMDGTMIDNMMIHHRAWQKKLKDLGLEMSLEEVKRDIHGVNNEIIRRLFGNRFSEKEIAQIAWDKEAAYREIYADDIKMLPGLQEFLDTAKALKIPMGIGTAAPKENAEFAIEALSLQPYFKTVVHSDMVQRGKPDPQVFEMVAEHLTIKLSESLIFEDSPTGAKAAANGNSKSIILTTTHSESEFSTIPAIQHFMPDYTHIKLSKGIRDLFYIEY; the protein is encoded by the coding sequence TTGGCTAAAACAACCTATACCCACAAAATCCCTGTAAAGGCGCTCATCTTTGATATGGATGGAACGATGATCGACAACATGATGATTCATCACCGTGCCTGGCAAAAAAAACTTAAAGATTTAGGTTTAGAAATGTCACTAGAGGAAGTGAAGCGAGATATTCACGGGGTTAATAACGAGATTATACGCAGACTATTTGGTAATCGCTTTTCAGAAAAAGAAATCGCACAAATTGCGTGGGATAAGGAAGCCGCATACCGGGAGATTTATGCTGATGATATAAAGATGTTACCCGGTTTACAGGAATTTTTAGATACTGCAAAGGCATTAAAAATACCTATGGGAATAGGTACAGCAGCACCTAAAGAAAATGCAGAATTTGCAATTGAAGCTTTATCACTACAACCCTATTTTAAAACTGTTGTTCACAGTGATATGGTACAACGTGGCAAGCCAGACCCACAGGTATTTGAGATGGTTGCAGAGCATCTTACTATTAAACTTTCAGAGAGTCTCATTTTTGAAGACAGTCCTACCGGGGCAAAAGCTGCCGCAAATGGTAATTCAAAATCAATTATTTTGACCACTACACATTCAGAATCAGAATTTTCTACCATACCAGCCATTCAGCATTTTATGCCTGATTATACTCATATTAAGCTTTCTAAGGGAATTAGAGATTTATTCTATATTGAATACTAA
- a CDS encoding M28 family metallopeptidase, whose product MKKIMWMTGVLASVLLVKCGPKMNENTKGTSSETSMSDVDPMPFANSITADELKEMLYVYASDEFEGRNTGEPGQKKAVAYLKEYYENQEIASALDSTYFQTVPESFFRAGSGIKASENVVAYIKGSTKPDEYIIISAHLDHVGVSDTGEVFNGADDDGSGTVGLLEIAEAFNEAVKAGYTPQRSIVFLHVTAEEKGLYGSRYYAENPIFPIANTVADLNIDMIGRVDDAHKDNENYIYLIGSDKLSTELDSISTAVNNKYMNIDLDYTYNDENDPNRFYYRSDHYNFAKQGVPIIFYFNGVHADYHKVSDTPDKINYPMLAKRSQLVFLTAWELANRADRIVVDKK is encoded by the coding sequence ATGAAAAAAATAATGTGGATGACCGGTGTATTGGCAAGTGTATTGCTCGTTAAATGCGGTCCAAAAATGAATGAAAATACAAAAGGCACCTCTTCTGAAACTTCTATGAGCGATGTTGATCCTATGCCATTTGCAAATAGCATCACAGCAGACGAACTTAAAGAAATGCTTTATGTGTACGCTTCAGATGAGTTTGAAGGTCGCAATACCGGTGAGCCAGGTCAGAAAAAGGCGGTAGCCTATTTAAAAGAATATTATGAAAATCAAGAAATAGCGTCAGCTTTAGATAGCACCTATTTTCAAACAGTACCTGAAAGTTTTTTTAGAGCCGGCAGTGGCATAAAAGCTTCAGAAAACGTAGTTGCTTATATAAAAGGAAGTACTAAGCCAGATGAGTATATAATAATTTCGGCACACTTAGACCACGTAGGCGTAAGCGATACCGGTGAGGTTTTTAATGGTGCAGATGATGATGGTTCTGGTACAGTAGGACTTTTAGAAATCGCCGAAGCCTTTAATGAAGCTGTAAAAGCAGGATATACTCCACAACGCTCAATTGTATTTTTACATGTTACTGCAGAAGAGAAAGGCTTATACGGTTCTCGTTATTATGCAGAAAACCCAATATTCCCTATTGCTAATACGGTAGCAGATCTCAATATAGATATGATAGGCCGTGTTGACGATGCACACAAAGACAACGAGAATTACATTTATTTAATAGGTTCAGATAAATTGAGTACTGAGCTAGACAGCATTTCTACTGCTGTAAATAACAAGTATATGAATATTGATCTTGATTACACCTATAATGATGAAAACGACCCTAATCGTTTTTACTATCGTTCAGATCATTACAATTTCGCTAAACAAGGTGTACCTATAATTTTCTATTTTAATGGGGTTCACGCAGATTACCATAAAGTATCTGATACGCCAGATAAAATTAACTACCCTATGCTTGCAAAAAGAAGTCAGTTGGTATTTTTAACCGCCTGGGAACTTGCCAATCGTGCCGACCGTATTGTGGTTGATAAAAAATAA
- a CDS encoding MauE/DoxX family redox-associated membrane protein encodes MSTETTKTQNVFRILLGSLMTLAGVGHLTFQRDEFQAQVPNWLPTDPAFIDFVVLASGVVEILFGLSMIFLVRYKVKVGLALALFYVLIFPGNISQYTNGIDAFGLDTDGKRLMRLFFQPVLILWALWSTGALKFLLKKGTK; translated from the coding sequence ATGAGTACCGAAACGACAAAAACACAAAATGTATTTAGAATACTTTTGGGAAGTTTAATGACACTTGCGGGTGTGGGCCATCTTACTTTTCAGCGAGATGAATTTCAGGCTCAAGTGCCTAATTGGCTACCCACAGATCCTGCATTTATAGACTTTGTAGTATTGGCTTCCGGGGTGGTAGAAATACTTTTTGGTCTGTCGATGATTTTCTTAGTGAGGTATAAAGTCAAAGTAGGACTGGCTTTGGCGCTCTTTTACGTCTTAATATTTCCCGGTAATATCTCACAATATACAAATGGCATAGATGCTTTTGGACTTGATACAGACGGCAAACGCCTTATGCGTTTGTTTTTTCAACCGGTACTAATTCTTTGGGCACTGTGGTCTACAGGTGCACTAAAGTTTTTATTAAAAAAAGGAACTAAGTAG
- a CDS encoding DUF2490 domain-containing protein has translation MINSKICFFTYSFLLAFSTFLNAQKTIDHQQLLWTGYSLKLKINESYQLRQEIEERTYWFPWRQHQFIARTMAERKLSKGWSAAAGLAYLEQTSPQDPTIKSYTTTAELRPLAELAYAQELGAKLSLNHRYWGEFRFFEQPDGSFDFGNIRARYKLELRYAPTAQLTFKAFDEIHLNIGNSIVQNVFDQNRYGSSAQYMFIENLGIELGYFNWFQQRASGTDFYNRNIIRLTIHHKLKLKS, from the coding sequence ATGATAAATAGTAAAATCTGTTTTTTTACGTACAGCTTTTTGCTGGCATTTAGCACGTTTCTAAATGCACAGAAAACGATAGATCATCAGCAGCTGCTCTGGACCGGCTATTCTTTAAAATTAAAAATTAATGAATCCTACCAGCTACGGCAAGAAATAGAAGAGCGCACTTATTGGTTTCCGTGGAGACAGCACCAGTTTATAGCACGTACTATGGCAGAACGCAAACTTTCAAAAGGGTGGAGTGCTGCTGCAGGTTTAGCCTATTTAGAACAAACTTCACCTCAAGATCCCACAATTAAATCATACACTACGACCGCCGAATTAAGACCGCTCGCAGAGCTCGCTTATGCTCAGGAGTTGGGTGCAAAACTATCTTTAAATCATCGTTATTGGGGCGAATTTCGGTTTTTTGAACAACCCGATGGTTCTTTTGACTTCGGTAATATACGGGCCAGATATAAGCTAGAACTGCGCTATGCTCCCACTGCGCAACTCACCTTTAAAGCCTTTGATGAAATTCACTTAAATATAGGTAATAGCATCGTTCAAAATGTTTTTGATCAAAATCGATATGGCTCAAGCGCCCAATATATGTTTATTGAAAATCTAGGCATAGAACTGGGCTATTTTAACTGGTTTCAGCAACGGGCTTCGGGTACAGATTTTTACAACCGCAACATCATACGCCTCACCATTCATCATAAATTAAAGCTCAAGAGTTAA
- a CDS encoding inorganic phosphate transporter, with protein sequence MSNLVHILTIPFLLAMFLAINMGGSGTAPAFSAAYGANVIKRSIIPGLFGIMVITGALLAGKEVSLTLGNGLLEQSYFTPFNTAVILFSVGLSIFISNLLGVPQSTSQATVLSIAGAATALDGLNTYKLFYEVIPAWIILPLVAFLIMLILSKYIFPQLKKRVVTANYTHLGKHKALKVMLIISSLYVAFSIGANNVANAAAPIASLTANEIGEEAIQNFLPIIILSVLIVAPCFAIGSSLLGHKATEKTGKGIVEVSPFYATIIAMLVASLLLTASVTKGIPTSLVQLNGAAFIALSISKNGFKETFKNKTVKRFFTVWSIAPIFAFILTYLLITYI encoded by the coding sequence ATGTCTAATCTGGTTCACATACTTACCATTCCCTTTTTACTGGCGATGTTTCTGGCTATCAATATGGGCGGTAGCGGTACAGCTCCGGCTTTTTCTGCAGCCTACGGTGCAAACGTCATAAAACGTTCTATAATACCGGGATTATTTGGTATAATGGTTATAACTGGTGCACTTCTTGCCGGTAAGGAAGTATCACTAACACTGGGTAACGGCTTGCTTGAGCAAAGTTATTTTACGCCGTTTAATACGGCCGTAATTTTATTTTCGGTAGGCTTATCGATTTTTATATCTAATCTATTAGGTGTACCACAATCTACGAGTCAGGCAACGGTGCTTTCAATAGCCGGTGCAGCCACCGCACTTGACGGTTTAAATACATATAAGCTTTTTTATGAGGTTATTCCGGCCTGGATTATTCTACCACTTGTTGCATTTCTTATAATGCTCATCCTTTCAAAATATATTTTTCCACAGTTAAAAAAACGAGTAGTTACAGCAAACTATACGCATTTAGGAAAGCATAAAGCTTTAAAGGTTATGCTTATTATATCTTCACTTTATGTGGCCTTTTCTATAGGTGCAAATAATGTTGCTAATGCTGCAGCTCCTATTGCTTCTCTTACGGCTAACGAAATTGGTGAAGAGGCCATTCAAAACTTTTTACCTATCATTATTCTTTCGGTATTAATTGTTGCGCCTTGTTTTGCAATAGGTAGTTCATTACTAGGCCATAAAGCCACAGAAAAAACCGGGAAAGGTATTGTAGAAGTAAGTCCGTTTTACGCTACAATAATTGCCATGCTCGTTGCCAGTTTATTACTAACAGCATCTGTTACAAAGGGGATCCCTACCTCACTCGTTCAACTTAACGGTGCTGCATTTATCGCCTTAAGCATTAGTAAAAATGGCTTTAAAGAGACCTTTAAAAACAAAACGGTAAAACGCTTTTTTACGGTTTGGAGTATCGCTCCTATATTTGCTTTTATTTTAACTTACCTCCTTATCACCTACATCTAG
- a CDS encoding GNAT family N-acetyltransferase, translating into MENWIEEELVLKSDTVKLIPLEKTHRDGLLKAASDGKLWELWYTSVPSAANIDAYIETALNQKAQGLEYPFTVFDVNTDTIIGCTRFYTLQPEHRRLEIGYTWYAQSYQRTGVNTHCKYLLLQYAFEQLNCIAVQIVTNWFNLKSREAIARLGAKQDGILRNHRINRDGSFRDTVVFSITETEWMSVKKTLNYKMAYYS; encoded by the coding sequence ATGGAAAACTGGATTGAAGAAGAACTTGTTTTAAAAAGTGATACGGTTAAATTAATTCCGTTAGAGAAAACACACCGCGATGGACTTCTAAAAGCGGCTTCAGACGGAAAATTGTGGGAGTTATGGTATACTTCTGTCCCTTCGGCAGCTAATATAGATGCTTACATTGAAACTGCGCTAAATCAAAAAGCACAAGGTCTTGAATATCCATTTACGGTATTTGATGTAAATACAGATACTATCATAGGCTGCACCCGTTTTTACACCTTACAGCCCGAACATCGCCGACTTGAAATAGGGTATACCTGGTATGCCCAAAGTTATCAGCGTACCGGCGTAAATACGCATTGTAAATATCTATTATTGCAGTATGCTTTTGAACAATTAAACTGCATTGCTGTACAAATAGTGACCAACTGGTTTAATTTAAAATCACGGGAAGCTATTGCGCGATTAGGAGCTAAGCAAGATGGTATTTTACGCAATCATCGCATAAACCGTGACGGAAGTTTCCGGGATACTGTAGTATTTTCTATTACAGAAACCGAATGGATGAGTGTCAAGAAAACTCTAAACTATAAAATGGCATATTATTCTTAA